Proteins co-encoded in one Helicoverpa zea isolate HzStark_Cry1AcR chromosome 18, ilHelZeax1.1, whole genome shotgun sequence genomic window:
- the LOC124639043 gene encoding phosphoglucomutase gives MPSVVTVDTNPFEGQKPGTSGLRKKVKVFVQEHYTENFVQSILDANKDSLKGSTLVVGGDGRYLVKEVVDKIIKISAANGVGKLLVGQNGILSTPAVSCIIRKYKALGGIVLTASHNPGGIDNDFGIKFNCANGGPAPDGTTNQIYALTTAIKQYKIVPDLVCDINKIGVSNYDIDGNKFTVEVIDSVNDYVAYMKEIFDFNKIKALIQGTDKRKPFNVLIDSMNGVTGPYVKRIFLDELGAKEGNVRRIVPLEDFGGAHPDPNLTYAADLVNAVKGGDYDLGAAFDGDGDRNMIIGRDAFFVTPSDSLAVLANNLQHIPYFERTGVRGYARSMPTAAAVDRVAQATGHEMFEVPTGWKYFGNLMDAGRLSLCGEESFGTGSDHVREKDGLWAALAWLSVLAATGLSVEDILKAHWAKFGRNYFTRYDYEECASDPCNEMMQTLEKKITSPGFVGSSHSSGGKTYVVKQADNFSYMDPIDQSVAMKQGLRIIFEDGSRIVLRLSGTGSSGATVRLYIDSYEATNVLGDAQVMLKPLIDVALQISDLPKYTGRDAPTVIT, from the exons aTGCCTAGTGTGGTCACTGTGGACACTAATCCCTTTGAGGGCCAAAAGCCGGGAACAAGTGGTTTACGTAAAAAAGTTAAGGTTTTCGTTCAAGAACATTATACAGAAAACTTTGTGCAGAGTATTTTGGATGCGAATAAAGACTCCTTGAAGGGTTCCACGCTGGTTGTCGGCGGAGATGGCCGGTATCTCGTGAAGGAGGTTGTAGACAAAATTATCAAGATCTCTGCTGCTAATGGA GTGGGAAAACTGCTGGTTGGTCAGAATGGCATCCTGTCAACTCCTGCAGTTTCCTGCATCATCAGGAAATACAAGGCTCTTG GTGGCATCGTACTAACAGCTTCCCACAACCCGGGCGGCATAGACAATGACTTCGGCATAAAGTTCAACTGCGCTAACGGAGGCCCCGCCCCCGACGGAACGACCAATCAGATCTATGCGCTAACCACCGCCATTAAACAGTACAAGATTGTGCCTGATCTTGTTTGTGATATTAATAAGATTGGTGTTAGTAATTATGAT ATCGACGGCAACAAATTCACAGTAGAAGTGATAGATTCAGTGAACGACTACGTGGCTTACATGAAGGAGATATTTGACTTCAACAAGATCAAAGCGTTGATCCAGGGGACTGACAAGCGCAAGCCGTTTAACGTGCTCATTGATTCTATGAATGGAG TAACGGGCCCCTACGTTAAGCGCATATTCCTAGACGAGCTGGGTGCCAAGGAAGGTAACGTGCGTCGCATAGTGCCGCTCGAAGACTTCGGGGGCGCCCATCCGGACCCCAACCTGACCTATGCAGCTGACTTAGTTAATGCGGTCAAAGGGGGGGACTATGATTTGGGAGCCGCTTTTGATGGGGATG GTGACCGCAACATGATAATAGGTCGCGATGCGTTCTTCGTGACTCCCTCCGACTCTTTAGCCGTGTTAGCGAACAATTTGCAGCACATTCCGTACTTTGAGCGCACGGGCGTCCGCGGGTACGCGCGGTCGATGCCGACGGCCGCCGCCGTGGATAGAGTCGCGCAGGCTACGGGACATGAGATGTTTGAAGTGCCTACTG GCTGGAAATACTTCGGCAACCTAATGGACGCTGGTCGCCTCTCCCTCTGCGGAGAAGAAAGCTTCGGCACCGGCTCGGACCACGTGCGGGAGAAGGATGGGCTGTGGGCAGCTCTCGCCTGGCTGTCAGTCCTGGCGGCCACCGGACTGTCCGTCGAGGATATACTGAAGGCGCACTGGGCTAAGTTCGGCAGGAATTACTTTACCag ATACGACTACGAGGAATGCGCCAGCGACCCCTGCAACGAGATGATGCAGACTCTCGAGAAGAAGATCACATCTCCCGGCTTCGTGGGCTCTTCTCACAGCAGCGGCGGCAAGACTTACGTCGTGAAGCAAGCTGATAACTTCTCTTACATGGACCCTATAGACCAGAGCGTCGCTATGAAGCAG GGTCTCCGCATTATTTTCGAGGATGGTTCCCGTATTGTGTTGAGACTTAGCGGTACTGGCAGCTCGGGAGCTACTGTCAG ATTATACATAGACTCGTACGAGGCTACCAACGTGTTGGGCGACGCGCAAGTCATGCTCAAACCTCTGATAGACGTCGCGTTACAAATCTCCGACCTACCCAAGTACACGGGACGTGATGCACCCACTGTTATCACATAA